One stretch of Acidiferrobacterales bacterium DNA includes these proteins:
- a CDS encoding ABC transporter permease — MKGWISNSPAYAYLILALGFIYLPVIVLVVFSFQDGLLPVPPFNGPSLQWYEKMFENERLVDSLFNSVVVAVLSSLVTTVLGFLAAYGMSKRNYRFAGAIRFTLMAPLTVSYLIIGIGLLITLNLLGVSKSLFAVGIGHAVINLPLCFAIIYSQFGDHLKNIDAAARDLGASDLQTVLRVIAPIMKPSLIAAFCLSATLSWDEFIVAFLLSRFDVTLPVIIFEMLRAGLTPEVNAAGTVVFAISFAVVTLAAGAVLMGTRTK; from the coding sequence ACTGGCACTTGGCTTCATCTATCTGCCGGTAATCGTATTGGTGGTATTCTCGTTCCAGGACGGGCTGTTGCCGGTACCGCCATTCAATGGCCCGAGTCTGCAGTGGTACGAAAAGATGTTCGAGAATGAGCGGTTGGTGGATTCGCTGTTCAACTCCGTTGTCGTGGCCGTACTTTCGTCTTTGGTGACAACCGTTCTCGGGTTCCTTGCTGCATATGGCATGTCAAAGCGCAACTATCGGTTCGCTGGAGCTATCCGGTTTACGCTGATGGCACCGTTGACGGTGTCTTATTTGATCATTGGCATCGGTTTGCTGATCACACTGAATCTTTTAGGAGTATCAAAGTCTTTATTTGCGGTAGGCATAGGACATGCAGTCATCAATCTCCCACTTTGTTTCGCAATCATCTATTCCCAGTTCGGTGATCATCTAAAGAATATTGACGCAGCTGCCCGCGATCTGGGAGCAAGCGACCTGCAGACCGTGTTAAGGGTGATCGCACCGATCATGAAGCCATCTTTAATTGCTGCATTCTGTCTGTCAGCGACATTGTCCTGGGACGAATTCATCGTTGCGTTTCTGCTGAGCCGGTTTGACGTTACGCTGCCCGTCATCATTTTTGAGATGTTGCGAGCCGGACTGACCCCCGAAGTCAATGCGGCTGGAACCGTCGTGTTTGCGATTTCTTTTGCCGTGGTGACATTGGCAGCTGGTGCTGTATTGATGGGAACAAGGACTAAATAA
- a CDS encoding D-alanine--D-alanine ligase produces MTADRKIRLGLLYGGRSCEHEVSVTSARCVYQALDPRKYEVSLLGISKSGQWLLADASMPVLDAQVVQPEGQTSVMLDYHEPGRIVPRSTDHNVSQAITSLDVIFPILHGPFGEDGTVQGLFELADVAYVGSGVTGSAVGMDKAVSKAVCAAEGIPQAKYLVLLKSRWQAERETVVQQIEAELSYPIFVKPANLGSSVGISRATATTELRSAMDLAVKYDLKVIVEEGFTNCHEIEVAVLGNDNPEASVVGEIIPGGDFYDYNDKYIDNLSRVEIPANLPDEACRTVQDYAKRVFTAIAAAGLARVDFFVSKDDFSVYINEINTMPGFTPISMYPKLWEVSGLGYSQLLDRLIELALERHEQRKQKQITL; encoded by the coding sequence ATGACTGCAGATCGAAAAATCCGACTGGGTTTGCTCTACGGCGGTCGCTCATGTGAACATGAGGTGTCTGTGACATCGGCCCGTTGCGTCTATCAGGCACTCGACCCGCGAAAATACGAAGTCAGCCTGCTGGGAATATCCAAATCCGGTCAATGGTTGCTGGCAGATGCCAGTATGCCGGTGTTGGATGCGCAGGTTGTCCAGCCTGAAGGCCAGACTTCGGTCATGCTGGACTACCATGAACCCGGCCGGATCGTACCGCGCTCGACTGATCACAATGTTTCTCAAGCAATCACTTCATTGGATGTGATATTTCCGATCCTGCACGGACCCTTCGGTGAGGATGGCACGGTTCAGGGACTATTCGAGCTTGCAGACGTCGCCTATGTCGGATCCGGTGTCACTGGATCAGCGGTCGGGATGGACAAGGCGGTTTCGAAGGCGGTTTGCGCCGCAGAAGGGATACCGCAGGCAAAATATCTGGTATTGCTGAAAAGTCGATGGCAAGCTGAACGTGAAACTGTCGTGCAGCAAATTGAGGCTGAACTGTCCTACCCGATTTTTGTCAAGCCCGCCAATCTGGGGTCGAGTGTCGGAATCAGCAGGGCCACTGCGACCACCGAACTGAGATCCGCGATGGATCTCGCAGTGAAATACGACTTGAAGGTTATTGTGGAGGAAGGGTTCACGAACTGCCACGAAATTGAGGTGGCGGTGCTCGGCAATGACAACCCCGAGGCATCGGTTGTCGGCGAAATTATCCCGGGCGGGGATTTCTACGATTACAACGATAAGTACATCGACAATCTTTCCAGAGTCGAGATTCCCGCGAACCTGCCGGACGAGGCTTGCCGAACAGTACAGGATTATGCCAAAAGGGTATTTACTGCCATTGCCGCAGCTGGACTGGCGCGCGTCGACTTTTTCGTCAGCAAGGACGATTTCAGTGTTTATATCAATGAAATCAATACTATGCCAGGTTTTACTCCGATCAGCATGTATCCGAAGCTATGGGAGGTCAGTGGTTTAGGGTATTCGCAGTTGCTGGATCGGCTGATCGAGCTGGCACTTGAGCGTCACGAGCAACGCAAGCAAAAACAAATCACTTTGTAA
- the betA gene encoding choline dehydrogenase, which yields MQEVDYIIVGAGSAGCVLANRLTEDREVRVCLIETGPPDRSWMIQMPAAFSRPLLSDRFNWAYRTLPEPYMDNRIMDCPRGRVLGGSSSINGMCYIRGHAEDYNRWSVETGDPEWSYAHCLPYFRKSNTRLAGADDYHGGDGPLIVTTGSAENPLYQAFIEAGVQAGYGRTQDLNGFRQEGFCAMDMTVNMGVRWSTAKAYLDPVRSRRNLEIVQRTLVNSVIFEGNKAVGVELIKGRNLESIRCSREVIVCGGAINSPQLLSLSGIGRAGHLEKLGVPCIVDLPGVGENLQDHLEVYVQHRCKLPVSLYPALKFTTQARVLLQWMVSKKGWGASNHFEAGGFIRSRAGVRHPDLQYHFFPVAANYDGRAPAKDHGFQAHVGPMRPTSRGYVRTVSTDPRQHPQIRFNYMETENDRREIRDGIRLTREIFAQESFDAYRAEELAPGPDAQTDADLDAFVRAKSESAYHPSCTCKMGVDEMAVVDSHGRVHGTENLRVVDASVMPSIVSGNLNAPTIMLAEKLADTIRGRDPLKPSDAPSFLVESWQERQRECDPDRPVG from the coding sequence GTGCAGGAAGTAGATTACATCATTGTTGGTGCCGGATCGGCAGGGTGCGTACTGGCAAACCGATTGACTGAAGACAGGGAAGTGCGTGTGTGTCTGATTGAGACCGGACCGCCCGACCGAAGCTGGATGATTCAGATGCCAGCAGCGTTTTCCCGACCGCTGTTGAGCGATCGGTTTAACTGGGCTTATCGAACTTTGCCTGAGCCATATATGGACAATCGGATTATGGACTGTCCTCGCGGTCGTGTGCTTGGCGGCTCATCATCAATCAACGGGATGTGTTACATCCGCGGTCATGCGGAAGATTACAACCGTTGGTCTGTCGAAACCGGTGATCCTGAGTGGTCCTATGCACACTGCCTGCCTTACTTCAGGAAGTCCAATACACGCTTGGCTGGCGCAGATGACTATCACGGAGGCGACGGTCCGCTCATCGTTACGACAGGATCCGCCGAAAACCCCTTGTATCAGGCGTTTATTGAAGCGGGTGTTCAGGCCGGATATGGTCGGACGCAGGATTTGAACGGCTTTCGACAGGAAGGATTCTGTGCCATGGACATGACAGTGAACATGGGCGTTCGATGGAGCACGGCCAAAGCCTACCTTGACCCGGTACGATCGAGAAGAAACCTTGAGATTGTCCAGCGTACCTTGGTGAACAGCGTAATCTTTGAGGGGAACAAGGCAGTTGGTGTCGAACTCATAAAGGGTCGGAACCTCGAGTCGATCCGGTGTAGCAGGGAGGTGATCGTATGTGGAGGAGCGATCAACTCACCGCAACTGCTCAGCCTGTCCGGAATCGGTCGCGCTGGCCATCTTGAGAAATTGGGTGTGCCCTGTATCGTCGATTTGCCAGGAGTCGGAGAAAATCTGCAGGATCATCTTGAAGTTTATGTGCAGCATCGTTGCAAGCTGCCCGTTTCACTCTATCCGGCTCTCAAGTTTACAACCCAGGCCAGAGTATTGTTGCAGTGGATGGTCAGCAAAAAGGGTTGGGGCGCCTCAAACCATTTTGAAGCAGGTGGCTTTATTCGCAGCCGTGCCGGTGTCAGGCATCCGGATCTTCAATATCACTTTTTTCCGGTTGCCGCGAACTACGATGGTCGGGCTCCGGCAAAAGATCACGGCTTTCAGGCGCATGTCGGGCCTATGCGACCGACCAGTCGCGGTTATGTTCGAACCGTATCCACGGATCCCAGACAACATCCGCAGATTCGGTTCAATTATATGGAGACGGAGAACGATCGCCGCGAAATACGCGATGGAATACGGCTGACAAGGGAGATCTTCGCACAGGAATCCTTTGATGCATATCGTGCTGAGGAATTGGCCCCGGGACCGGATGCGCAAACCGACGCAGATCTTGATGCGTTTGTACGCGCCAAGTCAGAAAGCGCCTACCATCCTTCCTGTACTTGCAAGATGGGGGTTGACGAGATGGCTGTGGTAGACTCCCATGGCCGGGTACATGGTACGGAAAACCTGAGAGTTGTCGATGCATCCGTCATGCCCAGCATTGTCAGCGGCAACCTGAATGCGCCGACGATCATGCTCGCCGAGAAGTTGGCAGACACGATACGCGGACGCGATCCACTCAAACCTTCCGACGCGCCATCTTTTTTAGTCGAATCCTGGCAGGAGCGTCAGCGAGAATGTGATCCGGACCGACCGGTTGGATGA
- a CDS encoding ABC transporter ATP-binding protein has product MSSQHLVKLENLSKHYGEVVAVDDISLSIEKGEFLVLLGPSGSGKTTILSMLGGFTNPSSGKVFIAGEDVTRVPPAHRPTVTVFQDYALFPHMSVRDNVGFGLAMRKVSKPERTKRVDESLNKVGLEGFGDRGVHQLSGGQRQRVALARAIAVEPAVLLLDEPLGALDLKIRHQMQTELVHLQKTLNATFVHVTHDQEEALRIADKIALINHGIIEDYGSPERVYLRPSTLFSAKFMGESNVIKAEVKGKDTDRVTVSTPLGQFNLPCETQLDRMCNIVLRPEQIRLGGTIDPKECISLGEGRVTEIEFQGTHRLCRVRFEVQEDIDYLVRIPPDYGVSTGDRLALHARESDAVVLSD; this is encoded by the coding sequence ATGAGTAGCCAACATCTTGTCAAACTTGAGAATTTGAGCAAACACTATGGTGAAGTAGTCGCCGTAGATGACATAAGCTTGAGCATTGAAAAAGGAGAATTCCTTGTTTTGCTCGGTCCTTCGGGGAGCGGAAAGACAACAATACTGTCAATGCTCGGAGGATTTACGAATCCGTCATCCGGAAAGGTTTTCATAGCCGGTGAAGACGTTACCCGTGTTCCTCCTGCACACCGTCCGACAGTGACGGTTTTTCAGGATTACGCGCTGTTTCCTCATATGAGCGTGCGAGACAATGTTGGTTTCGGCTTGGCAATGCGAAAAGTGTCAAAGCCCGAACGGACAAAGCGCGTCGACGAATCCCTGAACAAGGTTGGACTGGAAGGCTTTGGAGACCGAGGGGTGCACCAGCTTTCCGGCGGTCAGCGCCAGAGAGTTGCATTGGCGCGCGCAATTGCTGTAGAACCCGCGGTTTTGCTGCTGGACGAGCCTCTGGGAGCACTGGACCTGAAAATCCGGCATCAGATGCAGACTGAGCTTGTGCACTTGCAGAAAACCTTGAACGCAACCTTTGTTCATGTCACGCATGATCAGGAGGAGGCTTTGAGAATTGCAGACAAGATTGCTCTGATCAACCACGGAATCATCGAAGACTACGGTTCTCCTGAACGGGTATACCTTCGGCCTTCCACATTGTTTTCCGCCAAATTCATGGGAGAAAGCAATGTGATCAAAGCTGAAGTTAAAGGCAAGGACACGGACCGCGTTACTGTATCCACTCCACTCGGCCAGTTTAATCTCCCGTGTGAGACGCAGCTCGATCGTATGTGCAACATCGTATTGAGACCGGAACAAATCAGATTGGGTGGAACAATAGATCCCAAAGAGTGCATATCTTTGGGCGAAGGCAGAGTCACCGAGATTGAGTTTCAGGGCACCCATAGACTCTGCCGCGTGCGTTTTGAAGTTCAGGAGGATATTGACTATCTGGTCAGAATTCCGCCAGATTATGGAGTTTCAACAGGTGATCGATTGGCTCTGCATGCACGCGAGTCAGACGCCGTAGTCCTATCGGATTGA
- a CDS encoding amidase family protein, translating into MIDGTIHSLRELILARETSVSELLEQYLTQIQAHNAYCDAISVFSEQAVRTLADTADRELADGANVGALHGIPILVDDLIDVAGMRTSYGCQAYSNHVPDCDSMSVLKLREAGAIIIGKTTTSELGAIVQESQEQFIARSPWGEEFVSGGGASGVSVAQANNFAAAGLAMDIGGNVMLPAAYSGVFAMRPSLGRIAHTPVFSGGLVFPSVSIITSGVRDCALLMNVLCGYSDTDPISTKFQAQDLIAAMQRPIRSLRIVYSSSLWDAPYDDDSQSAVADAVTRLLAAGCRVDRAQPAVDQVTDAWETIYCANLQADHGGSYRDHPDLFGEVAQGWLNRAQSVTTSSYIAAEKKILRFRLALNNFFEQCDVLITSAVGCVPFAYGTTPSNLEAGAGSEVSWVDYASVCSFGALSGFPTAIMPGIMNDQGLPVALQVMSRLGNDDLVLSVCARLMHEL; encoded by the coding sequence ATGATTGACGGCACGATCCACTCACTGCGAGAGCTGATTCTGGCACGGGAAACGTCCGTATCAGAACTTCTGGAACAGTACCTGACGCAAATTCAAGCTCACAATGCTTATTGCGATGCCATCTCAGTGTTTTCGGAACAAGCCGTCCGCACATTGGCGGATACGGCGGACCGGGAATTGGCAGATGGTGCGAACGTTGGTGCGTTGCACGGGATTCCGATTCTGGTCGATGACCTTATCGATGTGGCAGGTATGCGCACAAGTTATGGTTGCCAGGCGTATTCGAATCACGTGCCTGATTGCGATTCAATGTCAGTGCTTAAACTGCGCGAGGCCGGGGCAATCATCATCGGCAAGACGACTACCAGCGAACTGGGTGCGATTGTTCAGGAATCCCAGGAGCAGTTTATTGCCCGCTCTCCCTGGGGCGAGGAATTTGTGAGTGGTGGTGGCGCATCCGGTGTGTCGGTTGCCCAAGCGAACAATTTTGCCGCTGCAGGTTTGGCAATGGACATCGGCGGCAACGTAATGCTGCCTGCCGCATACAGTGGTGTGTTCGCCATGCGGCCGTCGCTGGGAAGAATCGCACATACACCGGTATTTTCGGGAGGATTGGTTTTTCCAAGCGTCAGCATCATTACTTCAGGCGTGAGGGACTGCGCCTTGCTGATGAACGTTTTGTGCGGATACAGCGACACTGATCCGATCAGCACGAAGTTCCAGGCTCAGGATTTGATTGCAGCGATGCAACGTCCAATCCGCTCACTGCGGATTGTGTATTCAAGCTCATTGTGGGACGCCCCTTATGACGACGATAGTCAATCTGCAGTTGCAGATGCGGTGACGAGGCTTCTTGCAGCAGGTTGCCGGGTTGATCGGGCACAGCCGGCTGTAGACCAGGTAACCGATGCCTGGGAGACAATCTACTGCGCCAATCTGCAGGCAGACCATGGCGGCAGTTATCGAGATCATCCGGATTTATTCGGAGAGGTGGCGCAAGGCTGGCTGAATCGAGCACAAAGTGTCACCACTTCAAGCTATATTGCTGCTGAGAAGAAAATCTTGCGCTTTCGACTTGCTCTCAACAATTTTTTCGAACAATGCGATGTTCTGATCACGTCCGCAGTCGGTTGTGTCCCATTTGCATATGGCACAACGCCATCCAATCTGGAGGCTGGTGCCGGAAGTGAAGTGAGCTGGGTTGACTACGCTTCGGTTTGCTCATTTGGTGCATTGAGCGGATTTCCGACTGCAATCATGCCGGGAATCATGAATGATCAGGGTCTGCCGGTTGCTTTGCAAGTGATGTCAAGACTTGGAAATGACGATCTGGTATTGTCTGTTTGCGCCAGGTTGATGCATGAACTGTAG
- a CDS encoding aminotransferase class IV, with protein sequence MSDSVKSTTNIDGKIMPTDKAAIPVMDRGFLYGDSIYEVFRTYRGIPLFMREHFDRLENSAQLVGMEITQSRQELTEEIRKTVVAAGANVEEDVYVRYQITRGEGPIDLHPDSTLPTRFVIIVAPLRPWNPKHYSIGMSMAIPDVRRNPVDALDPNIKGGNYLNNVIAVMQARKRGADESLILGSDGYVTEASNSNVWFVINAEIVTPKTGNLKGLTKAAILSGCADRGVNTVERDVHCDELVDATECFVTSATREVMPVYCLELSEGHLVDFPRGGGERTRQIQSIYREVVDRYLEMHAADSLLN encoded by the coding sequence ATGAGCGACAGCGTCAAGAGTACAACAAACATTGACGGAAAGATCATGCCTACCGACAAGGCCGCGATACCTGTCATGGATCGCGGTTTTCTTTACGGCGATTCAATCTATGAGGTGTTCCGCACCTATCGCGGGATTCCGCTGTTTATGCGCGAGCATTTTGATCGGCTGGAAAACTCAGCTCAACTGGTCGGCATGGAAATTACCCAGTCGCGACAGGAACTCACCGAAGAAATACGAAAAACAGTTGTTGCCGCAGGCGCAAACGTCGAAGAGGATGTCTACGTCCGATATCAGATTACCAGAGGTGAGGGTCCGATCGATCTTCACCCTGATTCGACCCTTCCGACCCGATTCGTCATCATTGTCGCGCCACTTCGTCCGTGGAATCCCAAACACTATTCCATCGGAATGTCCATGGCTATTCCGGACGTGCGGCGAAACCCTGTCGATGCACTGGATCCCAACATCAAGGGAGGCAATTATCTCAATAATGTAATTGCAGTCATGCAGGCCAGAAAACGAGGTGCTGACGAGAGTCTTATATTGGGCTCTGATGGATATGTCACAGAAGCATCCAACAGCAATGTCTGGTTTGTAATCAACGCAGAGATAGTGACGCCGAAGACCGGGAATCTCAAGGGTCTGACCAAAGCTGCAATTCTCAGCGGTTGTGCGGACAGAGGTGTCAATACAGTGGAGCGAGATGTGCACTGCGATGAGTTGGTTGATGCCACCGAGTGCTTTGTAACCAGTGCAACGCGCGAGGTGATGCCGGTTTACTGTCTCGAGCTGTCCGAGGGCCATCTGGTCGACTTCCCAAGAGGTGGTGGAGAGCGCACCCGGCAAATTCAGTCGATCTATCGTGAAGTCGTTGATCGCTACCTCGAAATGCATGCTGCCGATAGTTTGCTGAATTAG
- a CDS encoding DUF1611 domain-containing protein: MKLEKPYLLFVGNAHDELAAKTAIGVLDWCPEDCIGQFRLPDCVPDLNLPSLTMKQAAEQGARTVLIGVAVRGGEIPDSWTPHLVEALANDMSIANGLHTTLDSIPEVRKAAEFSRGELHEIRKPSGNLRVASGSRRSGRRLLTVGTDCSVGKMYTSLAIAREMQARHIDADFRATGQTGIFIEGSGVPVDAVVADFISGSVEDLCPAADDDHWDLIEGQGSLHHPSFAGVSLGLLHGAQPDSLILCHEPTRSHMRGLPDRPLPSLEDAMAINLENGRTVQQDLRFAGISVNTKYLDESESQRYLAGLMDLHQLPCVDPFRTGVGTIVDNLV, from the coding sequence ATGAAATTGGAAAAACCCTATCTTCTTTTTGTCGGCAATGCACACGATGAGCTCGCTGCGAAAACCGCGATCGGTGTTCTGGACTGGTGTCCCGAAGACTGCATTGGACAGTTCAGATTACCTGATTGCGTACCCGATCTGAATCTACCGTCGCTGACCATGAAACAGGCCGCTGAGCAAGGTGCCAGGACAGTCCTGATCGGAGTCGCTGTACGCGGCGGGGAAATCCCCGACAGCTGGACACCGCATCTGGTCGAGGCACTGGCAAACGACATGTCGATTGCCAATGGCCTGCACACGACTTTGGATTCCATACCTGAGGTCCGCAAGGCGGCCGAGTTCAGTCGCGGCGAGTTGCATGAAATTCGCAAGCCAAGCGGTAACTTGCGGGTTGCCAGCGGCAGTCGCCGCAGCGGCCGCAGGCTGCTGACTGTAGGAACCGACTGCTCAGTCGGCAAAATGTACACGTCATTGGCAATCGCGCGCGAGATGCAAGCACGCCACATTGACGCAGACTTTCGTGCCACCGGCCAAACCGGTATCTTTATTGAAGGGTCGGGCGTGCCGGTCGATGCGGTTGTCGCGGACTTTATCTCCGGTTCGGTTGAAGACCTGTGCCCGGCAGCCGACGACGATCACTGGGACCTCATTGAGGGACAGGGTTCATTGCACCATCCTTCATTTGCCGGCGTGAGTCTTGGATTGTTGCACGGAGCACAGCCCGACTCACTGATTCTTTGTCATGAACCCACGCGATCCCATATGAGAGGCCTCCCTGACCGACCGCTTCCTTCACTTGAGGATGCGATGGCGATCAATCTGGAAAATGGCCGAACTGTGCAACAAGATTTGCGTTTTGCAGGCATATCGGTCAATACCAAGTATCTGGATGAATCGGAAAGCCAACGCTATCTGGCTGGGCTCATGGATTTGCACCAGCTGCCGTGCGTCGATCCGTTTCGGACCGGGGTCGGTACCATTGTTGACAACCTGGTTTGA
- a CDS encoding dipeptide epimerase: MKIEAFHEQWKLRSPFSISRGSKSFVEVVKVIITRNDLAGTGECVPYARYEQDIANTLQTISSIEQTCKGKLDRNILNRNFCSSSARNALDCALWQLESIESGLPVWQLASLPQPKSVPGVYSLSLEPPQGLAKSAHARKNFPLLKIKLGNNQVVESVEAVREVCPDHRIIVDANEAWDFRSLNSYLPRLADLGVEMIEQPLHASADHHLEHFDSEIPLCADESFHTTTDLDRLFGRYDIFNVKLDKSGGLTEAIKTVEKVRSAGKSVMIGSMMSTSYSLAPAMLLAQDAAYVDLDSSVWLEEDHPGGIEFIDGVLHPAKSSLWG, translated from the coding sequence ATGAAAATCGAGGCTTTTCACGAGCAATGGAAACTCAGATCGCCGTTTTCGATCTCCAGAGGTTCGAAATCTTTCGTGGAAGTCGTCAAGGTCATTATTACAAGAAACGACCTTGCCGGCACCGGTGAATGCGTACCCTATGCTAGATATGAGCAGGATATCGCCAACACCCTTCAGACCATTTCGAGTATTGAACAGACATGCAAGGGCAAGCTTGACCGGAATATTCTCAACAGGAATTTCTGTTCCAGTTCAGCGCGCAATGCTCTTGACTGTGCGCTTTGGCAACTGGAATCCATTGAATCAGGTCTGCCAGTGTGGCAACTCGCAAGTCTGCCGCAACCAAAGTCGGTACCAGGCGTATATTCGCTGAGCCTGGAGCCGCCGCAAGGTCTTGCGAAGTCAGCACATGCTCGCAAGAACTTCCCGTTGCTGAAAATCAAGCTCGGCAATAACCAGGTGGTTGAGTCTGTCGAAGCGGTACGGGAGGTCTGCCCGGATCACCGAATCATCGTTGATGCAAACGAAGCATGGGATTTCAGATCCCTCAACTCCTACCTGCCAAGGCTAGCCGATTTGGGTGTCGAGATGATCGAGCAACCCCTGCATGCGAGTGCAGATCATCATCTTGAACATTTCGACAGTGAAATCCCCCTGTGCGCAGACGAATCGTTTCACACAACGACAGATCTTGACAGACTGTTCGGTCGCTATGACATTTTCAACGTCAAGCTTGACAAGTCCGGCGGTCTCACCGAAGCAATCAAGACTGTAGAGAAAGTCAGATCAGCGGGCAAGTCGGTCATGATCGGCAGCATGATGTCCACCTCATACAGCCTTGCTCCGGCAATGCTTCTCGCACAGGATGCCGCCTATGTCGACTTGGATTCTTCAGTATGGCTTGAAGAAGATCATCCGGGTGGCATCGAATTCATTGATGGGGTACTGCACCCAGCCAAATCTTCCCTTTGGGGATAG